AGGCCGAGACCCGCCATCAACAGGGCGAGCGCCGCCAGCAGCGCGACGACCGCAAGCACCCACAGGAAAGGCGGCGTCTCGACGAATCCGAGTCGGTAACCGGCAACGGCGGTGAGCAGAAGGACGAGGGAAAATGCCCCGATCCGCCGCGACCAGCCGGCCGCCCTCGACGTCTGCCGTTCAGGAATAGATGCCATTCTTCGCCGTATCGTCCCAACCCGGGCCGAGAGTTAGCGGTTTTTGGCGCGGGCTTGAAGCCGGAAGATCGAACATTTTCGTCAATCCGTCGGCAGGCGGTAATCCTTGAACTGGGCGCGCAGGCTGGTCTTCTGGATCTTGCCGGTAGCGGTGTGCGGAATTTCGCCGACGAAGGCGACGTCGTCGGGCATCCACCATTTCGCCACCTTGCCACTCATGAAGGTGAGGATGTCGCCCTTGCTCGGCTCCCGACCGGGCTTGCGCACGACAACGAGCAAGGGCCGCTCGCCCCATTTCGAATGCGGGATGCCGATCGCCGCCGCCTCCGCCACGTCCGGGTGGCCGACGGCGAGATTCTCCAGGTCGATGGTCGATATCCATTCGCCGCCGGACTTGATGACATCCTTGGCGCGGTCGGTGATCTGCATGTAGCCGCTGGCGTCGATATGGGCGACATCGCCCGTGTCGAACCAGCCGTCGGCATCGAACTGCTCGGCGCCGGCGCCGCCATAATAGGCGCGGGCCACCGCCGGACCGCGCACCTTGAGATGCCCGAAGGTCTTGCCGTCCCAGGGCAGCGCGTTGTTATCGTCGTCGGTCACTTTCATCTCGACGCCGAAGGGCGGAAAACCCTGCTTGCCCTGGACATCCAGCCGCGCCTCGCCGGTCAGCGTCTGATATTGCGGCTTCAGCGTGCAGAGCGTCCCCAGCGGCGACATCTCGGTCATGCCCCAGGCATGCACCACCTGCACATCGTAATCATCCTGGAACTTTGCGGTGATGGCGCGCGGACAGGACGCCCCGCCGATCACGACCTTGTTCAGATAGGGCAGCTTCTTGCCGGTCTCTTCCAGATATTGCAGCAGCATCATCCAGACGGTGGGCACCGCGGCGCTGAACGTCACCTTTTCGGTGTCGAGCAGTTCATAGATCGAGGCGCCGTCCATCTTGCAGCCCGGCATCACCAGCTTGGTGCCGATCATCGGCCCGCTCTGGCCGAGGCCCCAGGCGTTGGCGTGAAACATCGGCACCACAGGCAGGACGACATCGCGCGTCGACAGGCCCATCGCGTCGGGCATGGCGGCGATCATGGCGTGAAGGACATTGGAGCGGTGGCTGTAAAGCACACCTTTCGGGTCGCCCGTCGTTCCGGAGGTGTAGCACATGCCGGCGGCGGTGTTCTCGTCGAACGTCTTCCAGGCGAAATCGCCGTCGGCCTCGGCCAGCCATTCCTCGTAGGCGACGGCATTGGCCAGAGAGGTTTGCGGCATATGTGCCTGGTCGGTCAGCACGATCACCCGGCGCAGCGATTTCACCGCGCCGGCGATCTTTTCCAGGAGCGGTACGAAGGTGAGGTCGACGAAGATCGCCTTGTCCTCGGCATTGTTCATGATCCAGGCGATCTGCTCGGGAAATAGCCTCGGATTGAGCGTGTGGTAGATAGCGCCGATGCCCATGATGCCGTACCAGGCTTCGATATGGCGGGTCGTGTTCCAGGCAAGGGTCGCGATGCGATCGCCGAGCACGAAGCCGTCACGCTCCAGCCGCTGCGCCGCCTTGAGCGACCGGCGATGGATTTCGGCGAAGGTAGTGCGCACGATCGGACCTTCGATCGAACGCGACACGACCTCCCGGCTGCCGTGCTGGCGTTCGGCGTGGTCGATCAGCTTGTGGCAAAGCAGCGGCCATTCCTGCATCAATCCGAGCATCTATTTCCTCCCCTTTGCGCATTCGCGTCGTTTGTTCCGCACATTGTGGAACGAACCGGCGGATTGTCCAGCCGCCATAAGTCGAAGCCCGTGGATGGATCGAAGAACCGGGAAAACCGCCATAATCCGGCCATCCTCGCCGTTAAGTTTCGTTAACGGGCTGGGTGAGATTGGCGAATGGAGTGGTTCGCATGGACGCGCAGCTCGACGAAAAAGCCCTCGAAAGCACGCTTGCCGAAAGTCTGGACGATCTGGCGCCGGACATCAAAACCGTTTCCGAAGATGAATTTGCCGAAGTCGTCGGCGGCGCGCTTGAAGCCGTCGGCGGGACGCTGCTGTTCAAGATGCGCGTCGAAAACGGCGAGAATGGCGAGCATGTCGCCGCCGCCTGCATCGGCGACGCGGGCAACCGCCAGTTCCTGCTGCTGACGCTGCCGACCAGCGGCGGCGCGCTCAAGGTCGAAACCGCGGCAAGAAGCACCAATCCGGTGGCCGGCATTGCCGCCGCCTATGCCGGCCTCATGGATGCCTTCAAGACAGCCGCCTGACGGCTGGCCAGCAGACGTTCAATGAATGGTGATGGAGCCTCGCGCCGCGCGGGCTTGCGCGACGCACTCACCCGACACATGTAAGTCTGCCGCGAGAACGTTTCACCGTTTCATGGAAACGGCAAACCGTTCTCTTTGTTTTGACGCAATTCCGGACGGAAACCGCTTCGCACTTTTGCTGGAATTGCTCCAGGAGACCATTCATGGACAAGCCCGCCAACCCTGCCCCCGGCTTCCAGCGCAATCCCGACAAGGTGATCACCGTCGAACCCTATCGCGGCAGTGTCACCGTGCGCGCCGGCGATACCGTCATCGCAAGATCCACCCGGGCCAAGGTGCTTTCAGAACCACCCTACCCGGCGGCCTTCTACATCCCGTTCGACGATATCGACTTCAGCAAGCTCGCCGGCACCGAGCACTCGACGCATTGCCCCTACAAGGGCGATGCCAGCTACTGGAGCGTCCAGGCGGCCGGCGAAGCCGGCACGAACGCCATGTGGGCTTATGAAATCCGATCGACGAAATGACCGAGATCCGCAACCACGGCGCGTTCTACACGAGCAAGGTAACGGTCGAAGCCGAACCGGGCTGAGTTTTCGATTGGGCTGGGTCGTCGCTGCGATCCGAGGCAGGCGAAGGCCAAGCGTCGTCATCCCAGGGCGGAGGGATGGGCGTTCACGTCAATCTCGGAAGGATGTGGCTGCCAAAATTCAGCCGCCGCACCGCACGCTCAATCGGTGGTGCCGTCGTTGCCTATACCGTCGGCATCGTCCAGGCGCACGAATGTCATGCCTTTCTGCTTCAAGGCGAGCAGCCCCTGAACCACGCCCTCGCCGGCCGCATGCGTCGGCTGGTTGATGTGGGCGATGATGACGTCGCCGTCCTTGGCGGCGCCGATGCGGCGTGCCGTTTCCTTGGCGCCGAGCAGCGAGCCGCCGTCGCCATTGACCGAGAAGCCGGCGATCTTGAAGCCCAGCTTGCGGATCATGGCGATCGCCGATGGGCTGTATTCCGCGGTGGCGCCGCGAAACCATTTGGGCGCCGGTCCGCCCGCGCTGGCGAGCGCCGCGGCGCCGGATTCAACCTCGGCCTGCACGGCGTCCGGGCTGCCGGCGCTGCTTATGCCGTAAATCTTCCGCGGCGTATCGACCGCGGGAATGTGGCGGCCGCCATGGTTTTCCAGCTCGAACAGATCAGGATGGGCTCGCATGATCTCGGCGGCCGCGGCATTGCGCTTGAGCCAGATGCCGGTAACGAAGATGGTCGCCGGTATGCGATTGTCGACAAGAGCCGAAAGTATTCTTGTGTCGGTCTTTCCCCCGCAAGCGTCGAGCGTCAGGGCGACTCGCCCACGCCCTTCCGGGGCTTGGGTCTTCAGATGCAGCGTCGGCTCGAGAAGCGTTGCGGCATTGCCGGCCGACGCCGCCAAGAGCGACAGCGCGAGCACGCAAAGAGAATTTCGAAGCAGACCCATCATCCATTCCAACCCGGCACGCACGGCCAGTTGCCGCATCGCGCCAAAGAAAACTTGCCTCCGCTCGTCCCAACAGACCGGCATCTAGGCGAAAATGGGGACGTCCAACAGCGCAAAAGGAGCAATCGCGAAAAATTGCTTTCGTCTACACCGCGGTTTTAATGGGTCTGTCCGTCCGCGCCAGCAGTTCGCGCACTGCTTCGGCGACCGTGTCCACTTCCAGGCGCCAGACGCAAAATGCCTTGGCTGGATTGGTCCGGTGGCACATGTCGGCGGCCACACACTCGCAAGGCATTGGGGGCCGCAGCGAGATGCTGGGTGCGCCAACCGGACCCCATGCAACCGGGTTGGTGAGGCCGTACAGGCCGACGACCGGCGTGCCTGCTGCGGCGGCCATATGCATTGGGCCGCTTTCGTTGCCGAGGAAGAGCCGCGCCTCCTTGAGCAGCGCCATCAACGTTTCGAGCGATAGCTTACCTACCAGATTGACGACCGGCGCCTTGACCGCGGCCACGATGTGGTCGTTCGCCTGGGCTTCGTCGGGTCCGCCGACCAGGACGACGGAGAGACCGGTTTCGCTCGATATCGTGTCGACGGCCGCGGCGAAACGCTCGGGCTGCCACCGGCGGCCCGGAAAGCTTGCTCCGGCATGCACCACCAGGAAGGCTTTGCGGCGAAGACCGCAGCTGTCCAGCAATGTCAGGACCCGCGCGGTTTCCGATGGCAGCGGCTCGATCGAGGGAACCCGCACGCGCAGATCTTCCCCTAGCGCCTCCAGCGGAGAAAGATAGCGATAAAGGAAATGCCTCTCGCCATAGCCGAAGGGCTTGGCCCTGACGTTTGCGGATTGGCGCTCGAACCGGCCCAATCGCCTCTCGGTCGGGAAATAGCCAACGCGGATCCTGGCGTTGAGCGCCATGGCGACGAAGTGCGTCGTTTTTGAATCGGTCAAGTCGATGGTCATATCGCAAGCCAAACGACGCAGCTTTCGCAATACGTGGTAGAGTTCCAGGCCGCGCTGCATTACCGTGCCACGCGCGCTCGAGCGCTTGAAAGCTACGGTCTCATCTGCGATCCCGTGAGCAGTCAGGAAGCCTGCGAAGCGAGCCTCGCACAGGAAGACAATTCTGGCCTCCGGATAGGCGATCCTCAGATTCTTCGCCAGCGTCGAGGCAAGAACCAGATCGCCGATATATTTCGTTTGCAGAATCAGGATCGACCGGACGCCTGCGAAGGGCCCCTGCAACATCCGTGTCCGGGCACCAGAACTGAGTTGAGACGTCGACATCCGGGGCCGCCACGCGCATGTTTCACGTGGCCCTCATATACAAGACGACAAGGTCGTGGGCCAGAGTGACTTGCACGTGCCGGCAGATCGTTTCACGGTCATGGAAATAGTGAAATTCCGGATTTCGCTGTTTGCAATGCGGACGACGACGGCACGAGAATCTCCCCGCGTGTCAGACCGCGGCTTCCAGGACCGCCTCGGTACGCGCCAGGAGCTCCAGCACCGCCTCGACCACCGGATCAACCTCCAGGCGCCAGACGCAGCAGGCCTTGCTCGGATCGGTCCGGCTGCACAGGTCGCCGCCGACGCAGTCGCAGGGCACGGATGGCCGCAACGAGATGCTGGGCACGCCGACCGGCGCCCAGCGGACCGGATTGGTCAGGCCG
This region of Mesorhizobium sp. M2A.F.Ca.ET.046.03.2.1 genomic DNA includes:
- a CDS encoding fatty-acid--CoA ligase, whose amino-acid sequence is MLGLMQEWPLLCHKLIDHAERQHGSREVVSRSIEGPIVRTTFAEIHRRSLKAAQRLERDGFVLGDRIATLAWNTTRHIEAWYGIMGIGAIYHTLNPRLFPEQIAWIMNNAEDKAIFVDLTFVPLLEKIAGAVKSLRRVIVLTDQAHMPQTSLANAVAYEEWLAEADGDFAWKTFDENTAAGMCYTSGTTGDPKGVLYSHRSNVLHAMIAAMPDAMGLSTRDVVLPVVPMFHANAWGLGQSGPMIGTKLVMPGCKMDGASIYELLDTEKVTFSAAVPTVWMMLLQYLEETGKKLPYLNKVVIGGASCPRAITAKFQDDYDVQVVHAWGMTEMSPLGTLCTLKPQYQTLTGEARLDVQGKQGFPPFGVEMKVTDDDNNALPWDGKTFGHLKVRGPAVARAYYGGAGAEQFDADGWFDTGDVAHIDASGYMQITDRAKDVIKSGGEWISTIDLENLAVGHPDVAEAAAIGIPHSKWGERPLLVVVRKPGREPSKGDILTFMSGKVAKWWMPDDVAFVGEIPHTATGKIQKTSLRAQFKDYRLPTD
- a CDS encoding polysaccharide deacetylase family protein, producing MGLLRNSLCVLALSLLAASAGNAATLLEPTLHLKTQAPEGRGRVALTLDACGGKTDTRILSALVDNRIPATIFVTGIWLKRNAAAAEIMRAHPDLFELENHGGRHIPAVDTPRKIYGISSAGSPDAVQAEVESGAAALASAGGPAPKWFRGATAEYSPSAIAMIRKLGFKIAGFSVNGDGGSLLGAKETARRIGAAKDGDVIIAHINQPTHAAGEGVVQGLLALKQKGMTFVRLDDADGIGNDGTTD
- a CDS encoding glycosyltransferase family 9 protein, which translates into the protein MLQGPFAGVRSILILQTKYIGDLVLASTLAKNLRIAYPEARIVFLCEARFAGFLTAHGIADETVAFKRSSARGTVMQRGLELYHVLRKLRRLACDMTIDLTDSKTTHFVAMALNARIRVGYFPTERRLGRFERQSANVRAKPFGYGERHFLYRYLSPLEALGEDLRVRVPSIEPLPSETARVLTLLDSCGLRRKAFLVVHAGASFPGRRWQPERFAAAVDTISSETGLSVVLVGGPDEAQANDHIVAAVKAPVVNLVGKLSLETLMALLKEARLFLGNESGPMHMAAAAGTPVVGLYGLTNPVAWGPVGAPSISLRPPMPCECVAADMCHRTNPAKAFCVWRLEVDTVAEAVRELLARTDRPIKTAV